The genome window TTCCGCGGTGACGGGCTTCATGCGCACGTTTGGCATGGACGAGCCGATGGGCTGCTATGACGATATCGAACAAGCCGATGCGTTCGTGCTGTGGGGCTCCAACATGGCGGAGATGCACCCGGTGCTGTGGACGCGCGTGACCGCACGCCGTTTGAGCGCTCCTAAAACCAGAGTGGTGGTGCTCTCGACCTTCGAACATCGCAGCTTTGATCTAGCCGACCAGACGCTGGTGTTTACGCCCCAGTCTGATCTGGCGATCCTTAACTACATCGCTAACTACATCATCAAGAGCGGCCGGGTTAACCGCGATTTCGTCAACCAGCACACGGTGTTCAAGGAAGGCAACACGGATATCGGTTATGGCTTGCGGCCAGATAACCCATTGCAGAAAGCCGCGAAAAACGCAGATGACCCGAACGGCTCGAAGCCCATGACGTATGACGCATTCGTCAAGTTCGTCTCGAAGTACGACGCGGCGTATGTGAGCAAACTGTCCGGCATTCCAAAAGTCAAACTCGACCAGCTCGCTGAGCTTTACGCCGACCCGAAGGTCAAGGTGATGTCGTTCTGGACCATGGGCTTTAACCAGCACACGCGTGGCACCTGGGCCAACAACATGGTCTACAACCTGCATCTGCTGACAGGCAAGATCGCCACGCCTGGCAATAGCCCGTTTTCGCTCACCGGGCAGCCGTCCGCCTGTGGCACCGCGCGCGAGGTTGGCACGTTCTCGCACCGCCTGCCCGCCGACATGGTCGTGACCAACCCGAAGCACCGAGCCGAAGCGGAGCGCATCTGGAAGCTGCCAGCAGGCACGATCCCCGACAAGCCGGGCTACCACGCCGTGCTGCAAAACCGCATGCTGCGCGACGGCAAGCTGAATGCGTACTGGGTGCAGGTCAACAACAACATACAGGCTGGCGCGAACATCAATGAAGAGGGCTTGCCTGGCTACCGTAATCCCGACAACTTTATTGTGGTATCCGATGTATATCCCACGGTCACTGCCGTAGCGGCCGATCTGATCCTGCCCAGCACGATGTGGGTGGAGAAAGAAGGGGCGTATGGCAATGCTGAGCGGCGTACGCAGTTCTGGCATCAACTGGTGAAGGCACCAGGCGAAGCCCGTTCTGACCTGTGGCAATTGATGGAGTTTTCGAAGCGTTTCAAGGTTGAGGAAGTGTGGCCCGCCGAGTTATTAGCTAAAAAGCCCGAATACAAAGGCAAGACGCTGTACGACGTGCTGTATCGCAACGGTCAGGTTGACAAGTTTCCGCTGAAGGACGTGGATGCCCGCTATAGCAACGATGAAGCTAAAGCGTTTGGCTACTACGTGCAGAAAGGGCTGTTCGAAGAGTACGCCACCTTTGGCCGGGGTCATGGCCACGATCTGGCACCGTTCGATGCCTATCACAAGGCGCGCGGCTTACGCTGGCCGGTCGTGAATGGCAAGGAAACCCGCTGGCGCTACCGCGAAGGCTCGGACCCCTACGTCAAGGCGGGTACAGGCTGGCAGTTCTATGGCAATGCCGATGGCCGTGCAGTGATTTACGCGCTGCCGTATGAGCCGCCAGCAGAGTCACCCGACAAGGAATTTCCATTCTGGCTCTCAACCGGCCGGGTGCTTGAGCACTGGCATTCAGGCTCCATGACCCGCCGCGTGCCCGAGTTGTACCGGGCCTTTCCTAACGCGGTGTGCTTCATGCATCCCGACGATGCGAAAGCGCTGGGGCTGCGCCGTGGCGTTGAGGTCAAGGTGGTGTCACGGCGTGGCTATATCCGTACCCGGGTTGAAACCCGTGGACGCGACAAGCCGCCGCGTGGGCTCGTGTTCGTGCCGTGGTTCGATTCGAGCCAGTTAATCAACAAGGTGACACTGGATGCGACAGACCCGATCTCGTTGCAGACCGACTTCAAAAAGTGCGCCGTCAAAATCGTCAAAGTTTAGGGGTACGTCATGCGGGTCTGGATTGTCCTCGTTGCTATTGCGTTGCTGCTACCTACTGTGCAGGCACAGCCGGTCATTCCGCCTGTGCCATTCCACGACACCTTGCGTGGCACGACGCCACTTAATGAGGAGGCGAAGCCACCGTTGATCGCTCCGACCGAAAACCGCGACGTGATTCGCGGCCGGGCGTATGCGCAACAGCCGCCAACGATTCCACACAAGATCGACGGCTATCAGCTGGATCGCAATGCGAACCGCTGTCTGGCGTGTCACGCCCGCAGCCGCGCAGCGGAAAGCGGCGCAGTGCCACTGGCGATCTCGCATTACACCGACCGCGAGGGCCAGACGCTAGGGCATCTCGCACCACGGCGTTATTTCTGCACCCAGTGTCACGTGCCACAGGCCGATATCAAGCCGCTGGTGGGCAATACCTTCACTGATGTCGCTGATATCCGTCTGCCGGCCAGTGCTCAGTCACAGAAGAAAAAATAGCTCTAGGGGTGAGGTGGACATGCGTGATTTGATCAAGCGCTATTGGCGGACCATCAACCGGCCCAGCGCGTATTTCAGCCTGGCTTTTCTGACGCTAGGAGGCTTTATCGCTGGCGTGGTGTTCTGGGGCGCATTTAATACAGCGATGGAGCTGACCAATACCGAAGCGTTTTGTATTAGCTGTCACGAAATGCGCGACAACACCTATGCCGAGTTGAAGAGCACGATTCACTTCAGCAACCGCAGTGGCGTCCACGCCAAGTGTTCCGACTGCCATGTGCCGCATAACTGGACCGACAAGATCGCACGCAAGATGCAGGCTTCGAAGGAAGTCTGGGCGAAGGTGTTTGGCGTGGTGAATACCCGCGAGAAATTCGAGGCAAAACGGCTCGAACTGGCCGAGCATGAATGGAGCCGTTTCAAGGCCAATGATTCGCTCGAATGCCGCAATTGCCACTCGTTTGACTATATGGATTTCACGCGTCAGAGCCCGCGTGCACAAGAAGCACACCAGCGCTATCTCGGTACCGGCGAGAAAACCTGCATTGATTGCCACAAGGGCATTGCGCACCATCTGCCAGACATGACGCAAGCGCAGGCCGATGCACTCGCGCGGCAAGCCAAAGTGCAACCGAGCCATAAACCATGAGCCATGAATGATGCTGGCGGTTGAGCAACTTGGGTTGGGGCGTGGCGGCCGGATGGTATTGCGTCAGATTGAATTTGTTGTGCAGCCTGGCTGGGCTTTACAGATTCACGGGCCTAACGGCAGCGGCAAGACCACTTTGCTGCGTCTGCTGGCTGGACTGCTGGCACCGAGCACCGGAGTGATTCGCTGGGATGGCGCGGATACGCGTGCTGCCCCGGCGCGCTGGCGCAGCACGCTGAGCTATGTCGCGCATGCGAATGGGGTCAGCGATGACCTCACGGTGCAGGAGCATTTGAATTTTGCCGCGGCGCTCAGCGGCGTGGCCCTACGGGGGGCTGCGGTGGCGCTGACAGCGGCGCTCGAGGGCGTTGGCCTTGAACGGCAACGTCACATGCGGGCCGGGCAGCTCTCGCAGGGCCAGCGTCGGCGCGTCGCACTCGCGCGCCTGGTGCTGGAGCGCAAGCCACTTTGGCTGCTTGACGAACCCGCGGCGGCGCTCGATCACACGGCCTCGGCATGGCTGCACGAGATGCTCGCCACGCATCTGCAGACGGGCGGGATCGTGGTGGCAAGCACGCATCAACCGCTCTCGACACCCACCAGCCAGACGCAGTGCTTCACACTTGAGCGGACCGCCCAATGAGCACCGTGGGCGCGCTCATCGCGCTGGTGGTGCGCCGGGAACTGGCGTTGAGCTGGCGCAAGCGCAGCGTCACGCTGGGTTGTCTGCTGTTTTTCTGCATCGCCACCAGTCTCTTTCCGCTCGCACTTGGACCTGATCCCCTCTTGCTGCGCACGATCGCGCCTGGCGTGCTGTGGATGAGCGCGCTCTTTGCTGCGATGCTCGCCGCAGGTCATTTGTTCATGCAGGATTTTTCGAGTGGGGCGCTTGAGCAG of Paraburkholderia bonniea contains these proteins:
- the ccmA gene encoding cytochrome c biogenesis heme-transporting ATPase CcmA; protein product: MMLAVEQLGLGRGGRMVLRQIEFVVQPGWALQIHGPNGSGKTTLLRLLAGLLAPSTGVIRWDGADTRAAPARWRSTLSYVAHANGVSDDLTVQEHLNFAAALSGVALRGAAVALTAALEGVGLERQRHMRAGQLSQGQRRRVALARLVLERKPLWLLDEPAAALDHTASAWLHEMLATHLQTGGIVVASTHQPLSTPTSQTQCFTLERTAQ
- the napA gene encoding periplasmic nitrate reductase subunit alpha; the protein is MTLTRRAFIKQTAAATAASAAGISLPGASALAGPGDITWSKAPCRFCGTGCGVSVGVKDGRVVATQGDPQAEVNRGLNCVKGYFLSKVMYGQDRLTTPLMRMTNGKYDKNGEFAPVSWDRAFDEMASQFKRVLKAKGPTAVGMFGSGQWTVWEGYAAVKLMKAGFRSNNIDPNARHCMASAVTGFMRTFGMDEPMGCYDDIEQADAFVLWGSNMAEMHPVLWTRVTARRLSAPKTRVVVLSTFEHRSFDLADQTLVFTPQSDLAILNYIANYIIKSGRVNRDFVNQHTVFKEGNTDIGYGLRPDNPLQKAAKNADDPNGSKPMTYDAFVKFVSKYDAAYVSKLSGIPKVKLDQLAELYADPKVKVMSFWTMGFNQHTRGTWANNMVYNLHLLTGKIATPGNSPFSLTGQPSACGTAREVGTFSHRLPADMVVTNPKHRAEAERIWKLPAGTIPDKPGYHAVLQNRMLRDGKLNAYWVQVNNNIQAGANINEEGLPGYRNPDNFIVVSDVYPTVTAVAADLILPSTMWVEKEGAYGNAERRTQFWHQLVKAPGEARSDLWQLMEFSKRFKVEEVWPAELLAKKPEYKGKTLYDVLYRNGQVDKFPLKDVDARYSNDEAKAFGYYVQKGLFEEYATFGRGHGHDLAPFDAYHKARGLRWPVVNGKETRWRYREGSDPYVKAGTGWQFYGNADGRAVIYALPYEPPAESPDKEFPFWLSTGRVLEHWHSGSMTRRVPELYRAFPNAVCFMHPDDAKALGLRRGVEVKVVSRRGYIRTRVETRGRDKPPRGLVFVPWFDSSQLINKVTLDATDPISLQTDFKKCAVKIVKV
- a CDS encoding NapC/NirT family cytochrome c; the encoded protein is MRDLIKRYWRTINRPSAYFSLAFLTLGGFIAGVVFWGAFNTAMELTNTEAFCISCHEMRDNTYAELKSTIHFSNRSGVHAKCSDCHVPHNWTDKIARKMQASKEVWAKVFGVVNTREKFEAKRLELAEHEWSRFKANDSLECRNCHSFDYMDFTRQSPRAQEAHQRYLGTGEKTCIDCHKGIAHHLPDMTQAQADALARQAKVQPSHKP
- a CDS encoding nitrate reductase cytochrome c-type subunit, with product MRVWIVLVAIALLLPTVQAQPVIPPVPFHDTLRGTTPLNEEAKPPLIAPTENRDVIRGRAYAQQPPTIPHKIDGYQLDRNANRCLACHARSRAAESGAVPLAISHYTDREGQTLGHLAPRRYFCTQCHVPQADIKPLVGNTFTDVADIRLPASAQSQKKK